CTCCCTGAAGTTGTAAGCAAGGTGGAATATGCGGATGTACAAGTTATGGTATTTAACAATCGATTTGTTGATGGATTTAATCTTATAAACAGTATTTTTAGGTTGTTGCATACAAATAAAACAGCGAGTAGCAA
The DNA window shown above is from Caldicellulosiruptor owensensis OL and carries:
- a CDS encoding phage tail terminator protein — protein: MVVDLPEVVSKVEYADVQVMVFNNRFVDGFNLINSIFRLLHTNKTASSKLIKAKQSPAFIGFDENSNPIFVCNFEVIKEV